The DNA window TTTGGTCATTATCAGCACCATACAACAACATGTGTTCCTTGTGTCTCTTGGCTAATTTACTTAAAGCAGATTCAATAACCTTCATACCACCAGGCACTCTCATAGATTTGGTAGAAACATTAGTATGACAACCAGCACCATTCCAATCACCTTTCAAAGGTTTTGGATGGAAAGAAATCTTGACGGCAAATTCTTCAGCAACTCTTTGTAATAAATAACGAGCAATCCATAATTGATCACCCATTTCAATACCTTCACATGGACCAACTTGGAATTCCCATTGAGATGGCATAACTTCGGCATTAATACCAGATATGTTGATACCAGCATAAAGACAAGCACGATAATGAGCTTCAATAACATCTCTAGCAACTACTTTACCAGTACCAACCCCACAGTAGAATGGACCTTGAGGAGCAGGGAACCCACCTTTTGGCCAACCATATGGATAATCGTATTGATCAAATAAAGTATATTCTTGTTCTAAGCCAAACCAAACTTCTTCACTAGAATGAGCCTTCATCAATTTAGCACATTCATGACGATGATTAAATTTGTTTGGAGTACCATCATTGTTCCAACATTcatttaaaacaataatattgtCACCTTTTCTGAATGGATCAGGGTAAAAAGCAACTGGTCTTAAATACACATCGGAATCATGACCTGGAGCTTGACCAGTAGATGAACCATCATAATTCCATTCTGGcaaatcatcaacactGGTTGGTTTTTTGGATAAAGTTCTACATTTAGATCTGGTGTTACCTTCAGCATCAATCCAAACGTATTCAGCTAAAACTTTACCATTTTGTGGCAATTCCAAATATTTGGCTAAAATAGCAGTTTGTTCTGTAAGGGAAGCAGTCATtgttgtatatatatatgtgtaGTTGTTGAGTGAATAGTAAAGACTAAAGTCTAGTTAAAGTCCTTCTTGACTTGGGAGATATAAAGTATTCTAAGGAATGgaaattcaaaaagaaagggaaaataaatttgcAACTTtgtatttaaaaaaaaaatttaatggAAGTGAAATCAAACTATTTAAAtacaaaatttttgtttattcttAATCaggaataaaaaaaaaatgttgtagttgttgtctggtttttctttttgagtaaagaaaagaattgtGTACTGTATATAGTATCCattacaaaaaagaaaaaagaaattcttAGTTAAAAATCCTGATAAGAAAGTATGTTTGGTTATCACAACCAATCAAACATCCAGGATCATCATACTgcataataatattattatccaTGTTGCAAAGGTAAATTATTTGCATCCAACAAGATCCTCGTTTCAACAGGTGACTAATTTCACCGCCTCCCCTACAAAATGTCTTGTCTCTTGTAAAAAGAACAATAGGATCACGTGCaggaacaacaaaacaGATTCTTGCAATCGTATGAGggaattaattgatagCAAGagtctattttttttttttcaaatcacgATCTAacaaagaataataataaaaacaagaagaacTAAACGCCAGTCTAATATGTAGGAAGGTGGAGAAGGAGATGTGACAGGgaaggtggtggtggtggtgg is part of the Candida dubliniensis CD36 chromosome R, complete sequence genome and encodes:
- a CDS encoding glutamine synthetase, putative (Similar to S. cerevisiae GLN1), translating into MTASLTEQTAILAKYLELPQNGKVLAEYVWIDAEGNTRSKCRTLSKKPTSVDDLPEWNYDGSSTGQAPGHDSDVYLRPVAFYPDPFRKGDNIIVLNECWNNDGTPNKFNHRHECAKLMKAHSSEEVWFGLEQEYTLFDQYDYPYGWPKGGFPAPQGPFYCGVGTGKVVARDVIEAHYRACLYAGINISGINAEVMPSQWEFQVGPCEGIEMGDQLWIARYLLQRVAEEFAVKISFHPKPLKGDWNGAGCHTNVSTKSMRVPGGMKVIESALSKLAKRHKEHMLLYGADNDQRLTGRHETGHMDTFSSGVANRGASIRIPRQVAKEGYGYFEDRRPASNIDPYLVTGIMVETICGSIPDADMAKEFLRESSDDN